In a single window of the Gossypium hirsutum isolate 1008001.06 chromosome A13, Gossypium_hirsutum_v2.1, whole genome shotgun sequence genome:
- the LOC121212580 gene encoding blue copper protein has product MGGKITMAALLVILAANLLQSTYGRTYTVGDSTGWRIPTNNNDDFYDDWADNKDFLVGDVLVFNFTNGQHNVVEVTEGGYDACNAANPVSTVSTGPARITLNRTGEYYFICGIPGHCSAGQKLNVEVRNGNPTGGVTPSTPITPTTTTYTVGDSTGWRVPTNNDDFYEDWADNKHFVVGDVLVFNFTTGQHNVAEVTEDAYDDCNTANAISTLTTGPARITLNKTGDHYFICSVPGHCSAGQKLKVEVRTGNTTGGVAPSPSVTPSTTTFTVGDSTGWRVPTTNDDFYEDWADNKHFVVGDVLVFNFTTGQHNVAEVTEDGYDDCNAANAISTLTTGPARVTLNSTGDHYFICSIPGHCSAGQKLKVEVRNGNRTSTSPTPGTPSAAAPGTPSGTTNGTSSSPGTNTASSHVATLSLVFFMSIALTLFC; this is encoded by the exons ATGGGTGGGAAAATCACCATGGCTGCGCTTTTAGTAATTTTAGCTGCAAATCTGTTGCAGAGTACTTATGGCAGAACCTACACAGTGGGAGACTCCACCGGTTGGAGAATCCCTACTAATAATAACGATGATTTTTATGATGATTGGGCTGACAATAAAGATTTCCTTGTTGGGGATGTTCTAG TGTTCAACTTTACTAATGGGCAACATAATGTTGTCGAAGTGACCGAAGGTGGTTACGATGCTTGCAACGCTGCAAATCCTGTATCTACGGTGAGCACTGGACCGGCGAGGATTACGCTTAACAGGACAGGGGAGTACTACTTTATTTGTGGTATCCCTGGTCACTGTTCTGCCGGCCAGAAGCTAAACGTGGAAGTACGAAATGGTAACCCCACCGGCGGTGTTACTCCGTCGACGCCTATAACTCCAACCACCACCACTTATACGGTGGGTGACTCCACTGGTTGGCGAGTCCCTACTAATAATGATGATTTTTACGAGGATTGGGCTGATAATAAACACTTCGTCGTCGGAGATGTTTTGG TGTTTAATTTTACGACCGGACAGCATAATGTCGCAGAGGTGACGGAAGATGCTTACGATGACTGCAACACTGCGAATGCCATATCTACTTTGACCACCGGTCCGGCGAGGATTACCCTTAACAAGACCGGTGATCATTACTTCATTTGCAGTGTCCCCGGTCATTGTTCCGCCGGTCAAAAGCTCAAGGTTGAAGTTCGAACCGGTAACACCACCGGTGGCGTTGCTCCGTCGCCGTCTGTAACTCCAAGCACCACCACTTTTACAGTGGGTGACTCTACTGGTTGGCGTGTCCCTACCACTAATGATGATTTTTATGAGGATTGGGCTGATAATAAACACTTCGTTGTTGGGGATGTTTTAG TGTTTAATTTTACGACCGGACAGCATAATGTTGCAGAGGTGACTGAAGATGGTTATGACGACTGCAACGCTGCAAATGCCATATCTACTTTGACCACCGGACCGGCAAGGGTTACCCTTAACAGCACCGGTGACCACTACTTCATTTGCAGTATCCCCGGTCATTGTTCCGCCGGCCAAAAGCTCAAGGTCGAAGTCCGAAATGGCAACCGCACCAGTACTTCTCCCACACCTGGAACCCCAAGCGCCGCCGCGCCTGGAACCCCGAGCGGCACCACAAATGGAACTTCGAGTTCACCCGGGACCAACACAGCTTCCTCCCATGTTGCTACTCTGTCTCTCGTCTTCTTCATGTCCATTGCCTTGACTTTGTTCTGTTGA
- the LOC107943211 gene encoding uncharacterized protein — MLLRSASTPLLNSWVPHSKEPSPELDSSHLIARTRSVSFRILCSSSSSSSISVGSGDDSSRRMTRAVSETDLRELVVPKMREVKRNNGILNTIFVEEEEDVEREEAGFQWRRTASLAVKEECEIGGADGGGRSDSGDDNEWSSWDSNNGNDGTELYYQKMIEANPGNSLLLSNYARFLKEVRGDFVKAEEYCGRAILANPIDGNVLSMYADLIWETHKDSSRAETYFDQAVKAAPDDCFVLASYARFLWNAEEEEDGENFSEVPEPSFIHGVSSMPPPLTAAS; from the exons atgCTTTTAAGGAGCGCATCGACGCCGTTACTTAATTCATGGGTCCCACACTCGAAGGAGCCGTCACCGGAGCTCGATTCGTCGCACCTGATTGCCCGAACCCGATCCGTTTCGTTCAGGATTTTGTGTTCGAGCTCCAGCTCGAGCTCGATTTCTGTTGGGTCGGGCGATGACTCGAGCAGGAGGATGACGAGGGCGGTGTCGGAGACGGATCTGAGGGAGCTGGTGGTCCCTAAGATGAGAGAAGTGAAGCGAAACAACGGGATCTTGAATACGATCTTTGTTGAGGAAGAAGAGGATGTGGAGAGAGAAGAAGCTGGATTTCAGTGGCGGAGAACGGCGTCGCTCGCGGTGAAGGAAGAGTGTGAAATTGGCGGGGCTGATGGTGGTGGTAGATCGGACAGTGGTGATGATAACGAATGGAGCTCGTGGGATTCGAATAACGGAAATGATGGTACCGAGTTGTATTATCAGAAAATGATCGAGGCTAATCCTGGAAATTCACTTCTCCTCAGCAATTACGCTAGATTCTTAAAAGAG GTTCGTGGGGATTTCGTGAAAGCCGAGGAATACTGCGGGAGGGCGATCTTGGCTAATCCAATTGACGGGAATGTCCTATCTATGTATGCTGATTTAATCTGGGAAACTCACAAAGATAGTTCCAGAGCTGAAACTTACTTCGATCAAGCTGTTAAAGCAGCTCCTGATGACTG TTTTGTGCTAGCATCATATGCAAGGTTTCTTTGGAATGCTGAGGAAGAAGAAGATGGGGAAAATTTTAGTGAAGTACCAGAGCCAAGCTTTATCCATGGAGTTTCTTCAATGCCTCCACCTTTGACTGCTGCTTCTTAA
- the LOC121212582 gene encoding cucumber peeling cupredoxin, translated as MSGKITMAMAALFVVLAANVLQSTNGATYTVGDSTGWKVPTNNDFYDDWADNKIFVVGDVLVFNFTTGQHDVAEVTETAYDACNTANTISTVSTGPARITLNRTGDFYFICAFPGHCSGGQKLNVEVRNGNNRTAAVPAPGPSPTTTPVATSPTTSTPPTAATPTSPGTPTATAPGTSSPPPGTNSASSLVSTLSPVFFMAIALVLMC; from the exons ATGAGTGGGAAAATCACCATGGCCATGGCTGCACTTTTTGTAGTTCTAGCTGCCAATGTGTTGCAGAGTACAAATGGTGCAACTTATACAGTGGGTGACTCTACTGGCTGGAAAGTCCCTACCAATAATGATTTCTACGATGATTGGGCTGATAACAAAATCTTCGTTGTTGGGGATGTTCTTG TGTTCAATTTCACTACCGGACAACATGATGTTGCAGAGGTGACGGAAACTGCTTACGATGCGTGCAACACTGCCAATACTATATCAACCGTCAGCACCGGACCGGCAAGGATTACTCTTAACAGGACCGGCGATTTTTACTTCATTTGTGCTTTCCCCGGTCACTGTTCCGGCGGGCAAAAGCTCAACGTCGAAGTAAGAAATGGGAACAACCGTACCGCTGCTGTTCCCGCACCTGGACCGAGTCCCACCACCACGCCTGTAGCTACCAGCCCCACCACCAGTACGCCTCCGACCGCTGCCACGCCCACCTCGCCTGGAACTCCGACCGCCACCGCGCCTGGAACTTCAAGTCCTCCTCCTGGGACCAACTCAGCTTCTTCCCTTGTTTCTACTCTGTCTCCTGTCTTCTTCATGGCCATTGCCTTAGTTTTGATGTGCTGA
- the LOC121212584 gene encoding uclacyanin 1 yields MGRRLNTMFLVTVAIAALVQSSLAQRDYVVGDALGWVIPPGPSVYTTWAANKTFTAGDTLVFNFLNGSHDVAKVTKANFDSCNGGNALLLLTNSPANVTLNETGSHYFICGFSGHCGAGQKLAVNVSAAGSSPAPQPSAAPPRGSSPAPLPSSPSPAPVSGPTRSPTTYTVGDNLGWTVPTSGASMYQTWANGKNFMIGDILVFNYVTGTHNVAEVTRAAYQPCNTSNLLSNFTTGPTRITLRTAGEHFYICAVPGHCAAGQKLAINVTGSSTATPPSSSSPSPSPSPSPSPSTATPPSSSSPSPSTATPPSSTATPTNPSTPSPAGDNNNTPSTPGNSATSLSVAGLTATLPCLIVAFLM; encoded by the exons ATGGGAAGAAGATTGAACACAATGTTTCTTGTAACTGTCGCTATTGCAGCTTTGGTACAAAGCTCGTTAGCACAAAGGGATTACGTTGTTGGGGATGCTTTAGGTTGGGTTATTCCACCAGGTCCCTCTGTTTACACCACTTGGGCCGCCAACAAGACTTTCACAGCCGGCGACACTCTCG TTTTTAATTTCCTTAATGGATCGCACGATGTGGCGAAGGTGACGAAGGCTAATTTCGATTCTTGTAATGGTGGGAACGCGCTTCTTTTACTTACGAATAGTCCTGCCAATGTTACACTCAATGAGACCGGGAGTCATTATTTTATCTGTGGGTTTTCCGGCCATTGTGGTGCTGGGCAAAAACTGGCGGTAAATGTTAGTGCTGCGGGTTCGTCTCCGGCTCCTCAGCCGTCAGCCGCTCCCCCTCGGGGTTCTTCTCCGGCTCCTTTGCCGTCTTCACCTTCTCCGGCGCCTGTCTCAGGGCCAACTCGTTCTCCGACTACTTACACTGTTGGAGATAACTTGGGTTGGACTGTTCCTACAAGTGGTGCTTCAATGTACCAAACATGGGCTAATGGCAAAAACTTCATGATTGGGGACATTTTAG TTTTCAATTATGTCACTGGAACACACAACGTAGCCGAGGTCACAAGAGCAGCTTATCAACCATGTAATACAAGCAACCTACTTTCAAACTTCACCACCGGTCCGACAAGAATCACTCTTCGAACCGCCGGCGAGCATTTCTATATCTGCGCCGTCCCCGGTCACTGCGCCGCCGGTCAAAAACTGGCCATCAACGTCACTGGTAGCTCAACAGCAACCCCACCGTCATCTTCCTCCCCTTCACCTTCACCttcaccatcaccatcaccatcgACGGCAACACCACCATCCTCTTCCTCACCATCACCTTCAACGGCGACACCCCCTTCCTCCACAGCCACTCCCACTAACCCTTCGACGCCATCTCCCGCTGGAGATAATAACAACACCCCATCGACGCCAGGCAACTCAGCAACTTCTTTGAGTGTTGCAGGTCTCACAGCTACTTTGCCGTGTCTCATTGTAGCTttcttaatgtga
- the LOC107943210 gene encoding equilibrative nucleotide transporter 8, which yields MQEMENPKASTDHQLEPRDTYRVAYVIHFLLGAGNLLPWNAFITAVDYFGYLYPAKHVEKVFSVGYMSTSVLVLVVMMSSGSCCGTNLALTRRFRLNMGFSTFLLSLMVAPTIDWVWQGGWSEEKQSAAYFMTVTAVVICGLADGLIAGSLIGSAGKLPKQYMQAIFAGTASSGVLVSILRITTKASLPQTPAGLRASAHFYFIVSATIQLCCILCCNLLYKLPVMQQHYRILGDDPFCSSPQFWTVARKICWPALGILMIYVVTLSIFPGFIAENLESKFLRDWYPVLLITVYNVADFMGKSLTAIYVLQSIKKATWACISRLLFYPLFTACLHGPKWLKGEIPVVVLTFMLGLTNGYLTSVLMILAPKTVPVSEAELSAIVLVVFLGIGLVGGSVLGWFWII from the exons ATGCAAGAAATGGAAAACCCAAAGGCTTCAACAGATCATCAGCTTGAGCCAAGGGATACTTACAGAGTTGCTTATGTAATCCATTTCTTGCTTGGTGCAGGCAACTTGCTTCCGTGGAATGCTTTCATCACGGCTGTTGATTACTTCGGTTATCTCTACCCTGCCAAGCATGTCGAAAAGGTTTTCTCCGTGGGTTACATGAGCACCTCGGTGCTGGTTTTAGTTGTTATGATGAGTTCGGGTTCGTGCTGCGGGACAAATCTGGCTCTGACTCGTAGGTTTAGACTGAACATGGGGTTTTCCACGTTTCTTCTCTCCCTAATGGTGGCTCCGACTATAGACTGGGTGTGGCAGGGTGGTTGGTCAGAAGAGAAACAAAGTGCAGCCTATTTCATGACGGTCACAGCCGTTGTAATATGCGGTTTAGCGGATGGATTGATAGCAGGGAGCTTGATAGGATCAGCTGGAAAGCTTCCAAAACAGTACATGCAGGCTATTTTTGCTGGAACTGCCTCTTCAG GTGTGCTGGTTTCAATCCTGCGAATAACAACTAAGGCTTCACTTCCGCAAACCCCAGCGGGCCTGCGAGCAAGTGCTCACTTCTACTTTATAGTCAGTGCAACTATCCAGCTTTGTTGCATTCTTTGCTGCAATTTGCTATACAAGTTACCAGTTATGCAACAGCATTACAGGATTCTTGGAGATGACCCATTTTGCTCCAGCCCACAGTTTTGGACCGTGGCGAGAAAGATCTGCTGGCCAGCACTTGGGATTCTCATGATTTACGTAGTGACCCTGTCGATTTTCCCTGGATTTATAGCTGAGAATCTGGAGTCGAAATTTCTACGAGACTGGTATCCTGTTTTACTGATCACAGTGTATAATGTGGCAGATTTCATGGGAAAGTCTCTGACCGCAATATATGTTCTACAGAGCATTAAGAAAGCTACATGGGCTTGCATATCCAGGCTTTTATTTTATCCACTTTTCACCGCTTGCCTCCACGGACCGAAGTGGCTTAAGGGTGAAATACCAGTAGTGGTGCTTACATTTATGCTCGGACTGACTAATGGATACCTAACAAGCGTGTTGATGATCCTAGCCCCCAAGACTGTACCAGTGTCAGAAGCAGAATTATCTGCAATCGTGCTGGTTGTGTTCCTGGGGATCGGTTTGGTCGGTGGCTCAGTTCTTGGTTGGTTTTGGATCATTTGA
- the LOC121212581 gene encoding cucumber peeling cupredoxin, which yields MGGKISMAAFFVVLAANVLQSTYGATYKVGGSTGWRVPTNIDFYEDWADDKVFVVGDALVFNFTTGKHNVAVVTEAAYEACNTTDTITIICDGPARITLNRTGNFYFICAVPGHCSGGQKLRVEVRNGNRHAAAPAPGPMPNSKPPSAATPSPTPHGTSSPPRPSATPRGTSSPPPPSATPPGTSSPPPPSAATPGTPSSTGRGTSSPPPEANSASLLVATLYPILYLSIALVLLC from the exons atgggtgGGAAAATCAGCATGGCTGCATTTTTTGTAGTTTTGGCTGCAAATGTGTTGCAGAGTACGTATGGTGCAACTTATAAGGTGGGTGGCTCCACTGGCTGGCGAGTCCCTACCAATATTGATTTTTACGAAGATTGGGCTGATGATAAAGTCTTCGTTGTTGGGGATGCTCTTG TTTTCAACTTTACTACTGGAAAGCATAATGTTGCAGTGGTGACCGAAGCTGCTTACGAGGCGTGCAACACCACCGATACTATAACTATCATATGCGACGGACCGGCAAGGATTACCCTTAACAGGACCGGCAATTTTTACTTCATTTGTGCTGTCCCCGGTCACTGTTCCGGCGGGCAAAAGCTCAGGGTCGAAGTCAGAAATGGGAACCGCCACGCTGCTGCTCCCGCACCTGGACCAATGCCCAATAGTAAGCCTCCGAGCGCCGCCACGCCGAGCCCCACCCCGCATGGAACTTCAAGTCCTCCTCGTCCGAGCGCCACCCCGCGTGGAACTTCAAGTCCTCCTCCTCCAAGCGCTACCCCGCCTGGAACTTCAAGTCCTCCTCCTCCGAGCGCCGCCACGCCTGGAACTCCGAGCTCCACCGGGCGTGGAACTTCAAGTCCTCCTCCCGAGGCCAACTCAGCTTCTCTCCTTGTTGCTACTCTCTACCCTATCTTGTACTTGTCCATTGCCTTAGTTTTGTTGTGCTGA